From Phaseolus vulgaris cultivar G19833 unplaced genomic scaffold, P. vulgaris v2.0 scaffold_117, whole genome shotgun sequence, one genomic window encodes:
- the LOC137817540 gene encoding uncharacterized protein, translating into MDSATRTELARSLRARPAATPTKAGVSNTPTSEPNLPSPSTFQTPTSSETPLGPSSPPQSPHTLLTPNSPPPIAAVPLAVASSPAPAPRDKGKRVLEIPSDDEDSGEGLVFKRTRVARAFTPPTTSPHGGGSFRDSPPCATSPPPPPTVQERDVGTESSPPPPPTEAPAASASAPAGPEIIAIPPPIIQLMRGFNGGLSPGGSPSERREGMPYYLGAFLAIALDWRAQARAKTKETSALQALQQEVATLKEEKESLSQGWACQEEVYKASLRSTGELNAEPCKRLHDAGQAGAEFLAQVASLKSKIVALEVAMRASEAQQKQMLEKAEGELTAKMEVLNLLQSEHGKFQAELDKLQVEKEVLEKQLASGDSTIEELEQANKELIEEKKTRDSTIEKLEKPRKKLIDNVPPWWTSVMTWHPATV; encoded by the coding sequence ATGGATTCAGCAACAAGGACGGAGTTGGCCAGGTCCTTGAGAGCACGTCCCGCTGCAACGCCCACAAAGGCTGGTGTCTCCAATACTCCCACCTCCGAACCAAACCTTCCTTCTCCATCGACCTTTCAAACACCGACCTCTTCCGAAACCCCACTAGGTCCATCTTCACCACCACAAAGTCCCCATACGTTGCTAACACCAAACTCGCCTCCGCCCATCGCCGCAGTTCCCCTAGCTGTGGCTTCATCCCCTGCTCCAGCCCCCCgagacaaaggaaaaagggtgctGGAGATACCGTCTGATGATGAAGACTCCGGTGAAGGGCTAGTCTTCAAGAGGACGAGGGTTGCTAGGGCCTTCACCCCACCAACCACTTCCCCCCATGGTGGTGGGTCTTTTAGGGATAGTCCACCTTGTGCCACATCCCCACCGCCACCGCCAACAGTCCAAGAAAGGGACGTCGGAACTGAGTCGTCGCCGCCTCCACCACCAACTGAGGCACCTGCTGCTTCTGCATCCGCCCCCGCCGGCCCGGAAATCATCGCTATTCCCCCTCCAATTATTCAACTGATGAGGGGGTTCAATGGGGGGTTATCGCCGGGAGGCTCCCCCAGCGAAAGGAGAGAAGGCATGCCTTATtatttgggggccttcttggccaTTGCCCTTGATTGGCGTGCTCAGGCCAGGGCCAAAACTAAAGAGACAAGCGCTCTCCAAGCCCTTCAACAGGAAGTGGCTACCctgaaggaggagaaggagAGCCTATCCCAAGGCTGGGCATGCCAAGAAGAAGTCTACAAGGCCTCTCTAAGAAGTACTGGGGAACTTAACGCAGAACCCTGCAAACGTCTACACGACGCAGGGCAAGCTGGCGCAGAGTTCCTTGCTCAGGTGGCATCCCTTAAATCCAAAATCGTTGCTCTTGAAGTGGCGATGCGGGCTTCTGAGGCCCAGCAGAAGCAAATGCTGGAAAAGGCCGAAGGGGAGCTAACTGCAAAAATGGAAGTGCTCAATCTTCTCCAATCTGAGCATGGTAAGTTCCAAGCTGAACTGGACAAGCTCCAGGTGGAGAAGGAAGTTCTCGAGAAGCAGTTAGCTTCCGGAGACTCCACaatcgaagagctggagcaggcCAACAAGGAGCTTATTGAGGAGAAGAAGACTCGGGACTCCACCATTGAAAAACTGGAGAAACCCAGAAAGAAACTCATTGAtaatgtaccgccctggtggacaagtgtgatgacgtggcatcctgctacagtgtag